One genomic window of Centropristis striata isolate RG_2023a ecotype Rhode Island chromosome 20, C.striata_1.0, whole genome shotgun sequence includes the following:
- the sertad2b gene encoding SERTA domain-containing protein 2b, whose amino-acid sequence MFGKGAKRKLDEDEEGLEGKTMEAAVAGGGLGLGPEGLSKVSYTLQRQTIFNISLMKLYSQRPLGEPSLERRVLINNMLRRIQDELKQEGSLRPLLLPPSPPPDDPMDEGYREAPPSFGVLSAAAQASQPSALLMPVIVPPPSPHPMVPPNGQASPVGPGRVEACLTPASLLEEDGGDSAFCTPSPPTPPLSPPPAQPPPLPSALLSPEAAPRVPAPASSSDGFPSALSDMELDPPTAITRTAAANTTTVTTSPAPTPLAQPLPPAPTGPPRDSRPAGAKQDAAGVLLAEVARCAELRPMDALAPVGLVDISSSSSSSSSSPSGFLSDLALDDVLFADIDTSMYDFDPCTTAGAVGVAAAAAGGGGLTKLSPVVTADDLLKSLASPYSGPAPQVSANQPFKIDLTELDHIMEVLVGS is encoded by the coding sequence ATGTTCGGTAAAGGTGCGAAGCGGAAGCTGGACGAGGATGAAGAGGGGCTGGAAGGCAAAACGATGGAGGCGGCGGTGGCGGGAGGGGGGCTAGGCCTCGGTCCGGAGGGTCTGTCCAAGGTGTCGTACACGCTGCAGCGCCAGACCATCTTCAACATCTCTCTGATGAAGCTGTACAGCCAGCGGCCGCTCGGCGAGCCCAGCCTGGAGCGCCGCGTCCTCATCAACAACATGCTGCGGCGGATCCAGGACGAACTCAAGCAGGAAGGCTCCCTCCggccgctgctgctgccgcccTCGCCGCCGCCCGACGACCCCATGGACGAGGGCTACCGCGAGGCGCCGCCGTCCTTCGGCGTGTTGTCGGCGGCGGCGCAGGCGTCCCAGCCGTCGGCGCTGCTGATGCCGGTGATCGTTCCGCCGCCTTCGCCCCACCCGATGGTGCCTCCCAACGGCCAGGCGTCCCCGGTCGGCCCCGGCCGCGTGGAGGCCTGCCTCACTCCGGCCTCGCTACTGGAGGAGGACGGCGGAGACTCGGCCTTTTGTACTCCATCCCCGCCCACTCCTCCGCTGTCGCCTCCGCCGGCGCAGCCTCCTCCGCTACCTTCGGCGCTCCTGAGCCCCGAGGCGGCCCCCAGGGTCCCCGCGCCCGCCTCGTCCAGCGACGGTTTCCCCTCCGCTCTGAGTGACATGGAGTTGGACCCTCCCACAGCCATAACAAGGACAGCAGCAGCTAATACTACGACCGTGACTACCTCCCCAGCGCCCACGCCACTCGCCCAGCCCCTCCCCCCGGCGCCCACGGGCCCACCCAGAGACAGCCGGCCCGCGGGTGCTAAACAAGATGCAGCTGGCGTCTTGCTGGCGGAAGTCGCCCGCTGCGCCGAGCTCCGGCCGATGGACGCTCTGGCCCCCGTCGGCCTCGTAGacatttcctcttcttcttcttcttcttcctcctcgcCCTCGGGGTTCCTCTCAGACTTGGCGCTGGACGACGTCCTGTTCGCCGACATCGACACGTCCATGTATGACTTTGACCCCTGTACGACGGCGGGGGCCGTGGGCGTGGCCGCGGCCGCAGCTGGTGGCGGCGGCCTCACCAAACTGTCGCCCGTGGTGACGGCGGACGACCTCCTCAAATCGCTGGCGTCGCCGTACAGCGGCCCCGCCCCCCAGGTTTCAGCCAATCAGCCTTTCAAAATCGATCTGACAGAACTGGACCACATCATGGAGGTGTTGGTGGGCTCGTGA